A DNA window from Streptomyces bacillaris contains the following coding sequences:
- a CDS encoding NADH-quinone oxidoreductase subunit J family protein, translating to MTLPTTSSVLAAAADHPGFLSPTGVEIAFVLVGLATLGAAVITVTTKQLVHAALWLVVALGGLAVEYLLLTAEFIAWVQVLIYVGSIVVLLLFGLMLTRAPIGRSPDADSGNRWVALGVALASAAALVWVVVDAFRTTWIDLEGPAQGSTAVTGAFLFRNWVLPFEALSVLLLAALVGAIVLSRKHDTDTAVRPTPAPATRRQADSGKAGSRGQGQGGSQEHGQEEQR from the coding sequence GTGACGCTCCCCACCACGTCTTCCGTGCTCGCCGCAGCCGCCGACCACCCCGGCTTCCTCTCCCCGACCGGCGTCGAGATCGCGTTCGTCCTCGTCGGCCTCGCCACCCTCGGCGCCGCCGTCATCACCGTCACGACCAAGCAGCTGGTGCACGCCGCCCTCTGGCTCGTCGTGGCGCTCGGCGGGCTGGCCGTCGAATACCTCCTGCTCACTGCGGAGTTCATCGCCTGGGTGCAGGTACTGATCTACGTCGGTTCCATCGTCGTCCTCCTCCTCTTCGGCCTGATGCTCACCCGGGCCCCCATCGGCCGCTCCCCGGACGCCGACTCCGGCAACCGGTGGGTGGCCCTCGGCGTGGCCCTCGCCTCGGCGGCCGCGCTCGTCTGGGTCGTCGTGGACGCCTTCCGTACGACCTGGATCGACCTCGAAGGACCGGCCCAGGGCTCCACCGCCGTCACCGGAGCCTTCCTCTTCCGGAACTGGGTCCTCCCCTTCGAGGCGCTCTCCGTCCTCCTGCTTGCCGCCCTCGTCGGCGCCATCGTCCTGTCCCGTAAGCACGACACGGACACGGCGGTACGGCCCACCCCGGCCCCCGCCACCCGACGGCAGGCGGACAGCGGCAAGGCCGGAAGCCGGGGTCAGGGCCAGGGCGGGAGCCAGGAGCACGGCCAGGAGGAGCAGCGCTGA
- a CDS encoding NuoI/complex I 23 kDa subunit family protein produces the protein MSPIPGSGLAKGLAVTLRTMTKKTVTAQYPETQPELPPRSRGVIGLFEENCTVCMLCARECPDWCIYIDSHKETVPPAAPGGRERSRNVLDRFAIDFSLCMYCGICIEVCPFDALFWSPEFEYAETDIHELTHERDKLREWMWTVPEPPALDPGAEEPKEIAAARKTAEKLAAQQAQQGEEGGTP, from the coding sequence ATGTCCCCGATCCCCGGCTCGGGCCTCGCCAAAGGTCTCGCCGTCACCCTGCGCACGATGACGAAGAAGACCGTCACCGCGCAGTACCCCGAGACCCAGCCCGAACTCCCGCCCCGCTCCCGGGGCGTCATCGGACTGTTCGAGGAGAACTGCACGGTCTGCATGCTCTGCGCCCGTGAGTGCCCCGACTGGTGCATCTACATCGACTCCCACAAGGAGACGGTGCCGCCCGCCGCGCCCGGCGGACGTGAGCGCAGCCGTAACGTCCTCGACCGCTTCGCCATCGACTTCTCCCTCTGCATGTACTGCGGCATCTGCATCGAGGTCTGCCCCTTCGACGCCCTCTTCTGGTCACCCGAGTTCGAGTACGCGGAGACCGACATCCACGAGCTGACCCACGAGCGGGACAAGCTCCGCGAGTGGATGTGGACCGTGCCGGAGCCGCCCGCACTCGACCCCGGGGCGGAGGAGCCCAAGGAGATCGCCGCCGCCCGCAAGACGGCCGAGAAGCTCGCCGCCCAGCAGGCCCAGCAGGGCGAGGAAGGAGGGACCCCGTGA
- a CDS encoding complex I subunit 1/NuoH family protein, translated as MNDVFDVALRLAIVFVVFLVAPLLVGQTEHKVMAHMQGRLGPMYAGGFHGWAQLVADGVKFAQKEDVVPAAADRRVFQLAPAVALLPYLLVLVAIPVGPGDGAVGQVVDAGIFFVLAVMGIGVLGSLMGGWASANKFSLLGGLRTAAQLLSYELPMLLAAASVAMAAGTVSLTGILDAFEWWWLPWQIVGALVFFVAGLAELQRPPFDMPVADSEIIFGAYTEYTGLRFALFLLAEYAGIVILCALTTVLFLGGWHGPFGADGLGWLWTLLKTALLAFVVIWLRVSYPRLREDQLQKLAWTTLVPLALAQIALTGIVKVAIN; from the coding sequence GTGAACGACGTGTTCGACGTCGCCCTCCGCCTGGCCATCGTCTTCGTCGTGTTCCTGGTCGCCCCCCTCCTCGTGGGCCAGACCGAGCACAAGGTGATGGCCCACATGCAGGGCCGCCTGGGCCCCATGTATGCGGGCGGCTTCCACGGCTGGGCCCAGCTCGTCGCGGACGGCGTGAAGTTCGCGCAGAAGGAGGACGTGGTCCCGGCCGCCGCCGATCGCCGCGTCTTCCAGCTCGCCCCCGCCGTCGCCCTCCTCCCGTACCTCCTCGTCCTCGTGGCCATCCCCGTCGGCCCCGGCGACGGCGCGGTGGGCCAGGTCGTCGACGCGGGCATCTTCTTCGTCCTGGCCGTGATGGGCATCGGCGTCCTCGGCTCGCTCATGGGCGGCTGGGCCTCGGCCAACAAGTTCTCCCTGCTGGGCGGCCTCCGTACCGCCGCCCAGCTCCTCTCCTACGAGCTGCCGATGCTCCTCGCCGCCGCCTCCGTGGCCATGGCGGCCGGTACGGTCTCGCTCACCGGCATCCTCGACGCCTTCGAGTGGTGGTGGCTGCCCTGGCAGATCGTCGGAGCCCTGGTCTTCTTCGTCGCCGGGCTCGCCGAACTCCAGCGCCCGCCCTTCGACATGCCGGTCGCCGACTCCGAGATCATCTTCGGCGCGTACACCGAGTACACGGGGCTCCGCTTCGCCCTGTTCCTCCTCGCCGAGTACGCGGGCATCGTCATCCTCTGCGCCCTGACCACCGTCCTCTTCCTCGGCGGCTGGCACGGCCCGTTCGGCGCCGACGGACTCGGCTGGCTCTGGACCCTCCTGAAGACCGCCCTCCTCGCGTTCGTCGTCATCTGGCTGCGCGTCAGCTACCCGCGGCTTCGGGAGGACCAGTTGCAGAAGCTCGCCTGGACCACCCTCGTCCCCCTCGCCCTCGCGCAGATCGCGCTCACCGGCATCGTGAAGGTGGCGATCAACTGA
- a CDS encoding NADH-quinone oxidoreductase subunit B, producing the protein MGLTSRPTAAGAAGQQPGPEASSDGTDAPQPVLLPEPKRLGLLSRLAPEPMKVVLNWGRRYSLWVFNFGLACCAIEFIAASMARHDFIRLGVIPFAPGPRQADLMIVSGTVTDKMAPAVKRLYEQMPEPKYVISFGACSNCGGPYWDSYSVTKGVDQIIPVDVYVPGCPPRPEALLQGILKLQEKIARESLAERYAPAPAGGAPSTAALRSGLITAPTPPGTEPGTGSGTGAGEEGQR; encoded by the coding sequence ATGGGCCTGACGAGCCGGCCGACCGCCGCAGGAGCCGCAGGACAGCAGCCCGGGCCGGAGGCCTCGTCGGACGGGACCGACGCGCCGCAGCCGGTGCTCCTCCCGGAACCCAAGCGCCTCGGCCTCCTCTCCCGGCTCGCGCCCGAGCCGATGAAGGTCGTCCTCAACTGGGGCCGCCGCTACAGCCTCTGGGTCTTCAACTTCGGACTCGCCTGCTGCGCCATCGAGTTCATCGCCGCGTCCATGGCGCGCCACGACTTCATCCGGCTCGGCGTGATCCCCTTCGCCCCCGGCCCCCGCCAGGCCGATCTGATGATCGTCTCCGGCACGGTGACCGACAAGATGGCCCCGGCCGTTAAGCGCCTCTACGAACAGATGCCCGAGCCGAAGTACGTCATCTCCTTCGGCGCCTGCTCCAACTGCGGCGGCCCCTACTGGGACTCGTACTCCGTCACCAAGGGCGTCGACCAGATCATCCCCGTCGATGTGTACGTACCCGGCTGCCCGCCCCGGCCCGAGGCGCTGCTCCAGGGCATTCTCAAGCTCCAGGAGAAGATTGCGCGCGAGTCCCTGGCGGAGCGTTACGCCCCCGCCCCCGCCGGTGGAGCCCCGTCCACGGCGGCGCTGCGCAGCGGCCTGATCACCGCGCCGACGCCACCGGGCACGGAACCGGGCACGGGGTCAGGTACGGGCGCGGGGGAGGAGGGGCAGCGGTGA
- a CDS encoding NADH-quinone oxidoreductase subunit A, with product MPHAAYVPVHQQTALASEYFQSYSVIGLLALVGVLFVAVAFGAGRLLRPVVPTPEKLLTYECGVDPVGEGWAHTQVRYYVYAFLYVIFAVDSIFLFPWATVFAAPGYGATTLVEMFIFLGFLAVGLLYAWKKGVLAWA from the coding sequence GTGCCGCACGCGGCGTACGTGCCGGTCCACCAACAGACCGCCCTCGCATCGGAGTACTTCCAGAGCTACTCGGTGATCGGCCTGCTCGCGCTGGTCGGCGTCCTCTTCGTGGCCGTCGCGTTCGGGGCGGGGCGGCTGCTGCGGCCCGTCGTCCCGACGCCGGAGAAGCTCCTGACGTACGAGTGCGGGGTCGACCCGGTCGGTGAGGGCTGGGCCCACACCCAGGTCCGCTACTACGTTTACGCGTTCCTCTACGTCATCTTCGCCGTCGACTCCATCTTCCTGTTCCCGTGGGCCACGGTCTTCGCGGCACCCGGATACGGCGCGACCACGCTGGTGGAAATGTTCATCTTCCTCGGCTTCCTCGCCGTGGGACTGCTCTACGCATGGAAGAAGGGCGTCCTCGCATGGGCCTGA
- a CDS encoding sensor histidine kinase yields the protein MTMSPPVPDPDRPPPARFALDRWTWRETAHLLLNLPEAIVGFVYALLVVSVGVSLSVTVIGLPVLVGGLAGARWLGRVERARARSLLGVRVEEPSPLSRGRRDEGALAWLWSGLKDPVGWRSLLYGVIRLPWGVLTFTVTLVSLFVLWPVLPFITRGLTAVDRALVRGLLSPSDELERRIAELESDRGVVVDTAAADLRRIERDLHDGAQARLVALAMGLGLAKEKLTEDPEAAARMVEEAHGEVKVALQELRDLARGIHPAVLTDRGLDAALSAIASRCTVPVSVSVDLPGRPAEAIEGIAYFTVSELLQNVSKHSGARSASVEVWRAADRLLIQVTDDGSGGARLDGGSGMAGLAERLGAVDGLFVLDSPVGGPTAVTAELPWRDRAPAGSRAT from the coding sequence ATGACCATGAGCCCTCCCGTTCCGGACCCCGACCGGCCGCCGCCCGCCCGCTTCGCCCTCGACCGATGGACCTGGCGCGAGACGGCGCACCTGCTGCTCAATCTGCCGGAAGCCATCGTCGGCTTCGTGTACGCGCTCCTGGTGGTCTCCGTCGGCGTGAGCCTCTCGGTCACCGTGATCGGACTGCCGGTGCTCGTCGGCGGGCTGGCGGGTGCGCGCTGGCTGGGCCGGGTGGAGCGGGCCCGGGCCCGGTCGTTGCTCGGGGTGCGGGTGGAGGAGCCGAGCCCGCTGTCGCGCGGTCGCCGGGACGAGGGGGCTCTCGCCTGGCTCTGGTCGGGGCTGAAGGACCCGGTGGGCTGGCGCTCCCTGCTGTACGGAGTCATCCGGCTGCCGTGGGGCGTGCTGACGTTCACGGTGACGTTGGTGAGCCTGTTCGTCCTGTGGCCGGTGCTCCCGTTCATCACACGGGGGCTGACGGCGGTCGACCGGGCGCTGGTGCGGGGGTTGCTGTCGCCCTCGGACGAGCTGGAGCGGCGGATCGCGGAGCTGGAGTCGGACCGGGGCGTGGTCGTGGACACCGCCGCCGCCGACCTGCGCCGCATCGAGCGGGATCTCCATGACGGGGCGCAGGCCCGGCTCGTGGCCCTCGCGATGGGGTTGGGGCTGGCGAAGGAGAAGCTGACCGAGGACCCGGAGGCGGCCGCACGGATGGTGGAGGAGGCCCACGGCGAGGTGAAGGTGGCCCTCCAGGAACTGCGCGACCTCGCCCGGGGTATCCACCCCGCCGTCCTCACCGACCGAGGACTCGACGCCGCCCTCTCCGCCATCGCCTCCCGCTGCACCGTCCCGGTCAGTGTGTCGGTGGATCTGCCGGGGCGTCCGGCGGAGGCGATCGAGGGCATCGCGTACTTCACGGTCTCGGAGCTGCTGCAGAACGTCAGCAAGCACAGCGGTGCCCGGTCGGCCTCCGTCGAGGTGTGGCGGGCGGCGGACCGGTTGCTGATCCAGGTCACGGACGACGGTTCGGGCGGCGCGCGGCTCGACGGCGGTTCGGGCATGGCGGGGCTGGCCGAGCGGCTGGGCGCGGTGGACGGGCTGTTCGTCCTGGACTCCCCGGTGGGCGGGCCGACGGCCGTCACCGCCGAGCTGCCGTGGCGCGACCGGGCCCCGGCGGGCAGCCGGGCGACCTGA
- a CDS encoding sensor histidine kinase, with protein MATAYGPDTRDHQAAGSYGHTGRHGYAGSHGYSDLPGHAGRGGGPPGPAPAKRFLPAVLRAPLEARSWRELLYVLLSLPLSTVVFVFAITMTSVSAGLLITFIGIPLLAVGLAACRGFGVMERARARGLLKLDVAEPVRVRGKTGGPMAWMGAVLKSGVSWRHLLYALLHFPWAVFTFCVAVTFWTYGLMALTYPLWQWIFPVFVGADGIQLYGDRTHAEYLDSPAELTVTSAVGLVLVLVSPWIVRGLVSVDRLMVSGLLGPSALSARVTELESDRGVVVDTAAADLRRIERDLHDGAQARLVALAMDLGLAKEKLTDDPEAAARMVEEAHGEVKVALQELRDLARGIHPAVLTDRGLDAALSAIASRCTVPVTVEVDLDARPAQAIEGIAYFTVSELLQNVSKHAGATRATVDVWRTSDRLMLQVTDNGRGGAAAAAGGGLAGLTERLDAVDGVLVVDSPSGGPTTVTAELPWRG; from the coding sequence ATGGCCACGGCATACGGACCGGACACCCGGGACCACCAGGCAGCGGGCTCGTACGGCCACACGGGCCGGCACGGCTACGCAGGCTCGCACGGCTACTCGGACCTGCCCGGCCACGCGGGCCGGGGCGGCGGGCCCCCGGGGCCGGCGCCGGCGAAGCGGTTCCTCCCGGCGGTGCTGCGTGCGCCGTTGGAGGCGCGCAGCTGGCGCGAGCTGCTCTATGTCCTGCTGAGTCTGCCGCTGAGCACGGTGGTGTTCGTCTTCGCGATCACCATGACGTCGGTCAGCGCCGGTCTGCTCATCACCTTCATCGGGATACCGCTGCTGGCGGTCGGTCTGGCCGCCTGCCGGGGGTTCGGGGTGATGGAGCGGGCCCGGGCGCGCGGGCTGCTGAAGCTGGACGTGGCGGAGCCGGTGCGGGTGCGGGGCAAGACCGGCGGCCCGATGGCGTGGATGGGGGCGGTCCTCAAGAGCGGCGTCTCCTGGCGTCACCTTCTCTACGCGCTGCTGCACTTCCCCTGGGCGGTGTTCACGTTCTGCGTCGCGGTGACGTTCTGGACGTACGGCCTGATGGCGCTGACGTACCCGCTCTGGCAGTGGATCTTCCCGGTCTTCGTGGGGGCCGACGGCATTCAGCTGTACGGGGACCGCACGCACGCGGAGTATCTGGACTCGCCCGCCGAGCTGACGGTGACGAGTGCGGTGGGCCTGGTGCTGGTGCTGGTGTCGCCGTGGATCGTGCGGGGGCTGGTCTCGGTGGACCGGCTGATGGTGTCCGGTCTGCTGGGCCCGTCCGCGCTCTCGGCCCGGGTCACCGAGCTGGAGTCGGACCGGGGCGTGGTCGTGGACACGGCCGCCGCCGACCTGCGCCGTATAGAACGGGACCTCCACGACGGGGCGCAGGCCCGGCTGGTCGCCCTGGCGATGGACCTGGGGCTGGCGAAGGAGAAGCTGACGGACGACCCCGAGGCAGCGGCGCGGATGGTGGAGGAGGCCCACGGCGAGGTGAAGGTGGCCCTGCAAGAGCTGCGCGACCTCGCCCGGGGCATCCACCCCGCCGTCCTCACCGACCGAGGACTCGACGCCGCCCTCTCCGCCATCGCCTCCCGCTGCACCGTCCCGGTGACGGTCGAGGTGGACCTGGACGCGCGGCCCGCGCAGGCCATCGAGGGCATCGCGTACTTCACCGTGTCGGAGCTGTTGCAGAACGTCAGCAAGCATGCGGGGGCGACCCGGGCCACGGTGGATGTGTGGCGGACCTCGGACCGGCTGATGCTCCAGGTCACGGACAACGGGCGGGGTGGCGCGGCTGCGGCGGCGGGCGGTGGGCTGGCGGGTCTGACGGAGCGGCTGGATGCGGTGGACGGGGTGCTGGTGGTGGACTCGCCGTCCGGCGGCCCGACGACGGTCACGGCCGAGCTTCCCTGGCGCGGCTGA
- a CDS encoding response regulator transcription factor has product MRVVIAEDSVLLREGLTRLLTDLGHDVVAGVGDAEALLKTVADLGAEQALPDVVVADVRMPPTHTDEGVRAAVRLRREYPGIGVLVLSQYVEEQYATELLAGSSRGVGYLLKDRVAEVREFVDAVVRVARGGTALDPEVVAQLLGRSRKQDVLAGLTPREREVLGLMAEGRTNSAIARQLVVSDGAVEKHVSNIFLKLGLSPSDGDHRRVLAVLTYLNS; this is encoded by the coding sequence GTGCGGGTAGTCATCGCCGAGGATTCGGTCCTCCTGCGGGAGGGGCTCACCCGCCTGCTGACCGATCTGGGGCACGACGTGGTCGCGGGGGTGGGCGACGCGGAGGCCCTGCTGAAGACCGTGGCGGACCTCGGCGCGGAGCAGGCGCTGCCCGATGTGGTGGTGGCCGATGTGCGAATGCCGCCGACCCACACCGACGAGGGCGTACGGGCGGCGGTGCGGCTGCGCAGGGAGTACCCGGGGATAGGGGTGCTGGTCCTCTCGCAGTATGTGGAGGAGCAGTACGCCACCGAGCTGCTGGCGGGCAGCAGCCGGGGTGTGGGGTATCTGCTCAAGGACCGTGTGGCCGAGGTCCGCGAGTTCGTCGACGCGGTCGTGCGGGTGGCCCGGGGCGGGACGGCGCTGGACCCGGAGGTGGTGGCGCAGTTGCTGGGCCGCAGCCGGAAGCAGGACGTGCTGGCCGGGCTGACCCCGCGCGAGCGGGAGGTCCTCGGTCTGATGGCCGAGGGGCGGACGAACTCCGCGATCGCCCGGCAGCTCGTGGTGAGCGACGGGGCGGTGGAGAAGCACGTGAGCAACATCTTCCTGAAGCTGGGGCTCTCGCCCAGTGACGGGGACCACCGGCGCGTCCTCGCCGTACTCACCTACCTCAACTCCTAG
- a CDS encoding 2-oxoacid:acceptor oxidoreductase subunit alpha — protein sequence MTSQVSSAAEKADEANDAVLGGQRAPLSGTTGTTGGDGKEVRRLDRVIIRFAGDSGDGMQLTGDRFTSETASFGNDLSTLPNFPAEIRAPAGTLPGVSSFQLHFADHDILTPGDAPNVLVAMNPAALKANIDDVPRGAEIIVNTDEFTKRPMAKVGYATSPLEDGSLEAYNVHPVPLTTLTIEALKEFGLSRKEAERSKNMFALGLLSWMYHRPTEGTETFLRQKFAKKPEIAEANVAAFRAGWNFGETTEDFAVSYEVAPAAQAFPTGTYRNISGNLALSYGLIAAAQLADLPLYLGSYPITPASDILHELSKHKNFGVRTFQAEDEIAGIGAALGAAFGGALGVTTTSGPGVALKSETIGLAVSLELPLLIIDIQRGGPSTGLPTKTEQADLLQAMYGRNGEAPVPIVAPQTPADCFDAAIDAARIALTYRTPVFLLSDGYLANGSEPWRIPETESLPDLTTPFATGPNHTLADGTEVFWPYKRDPQTLARPWAVPGTPGLEHRIGGIEKQDGTGNISYDPANHDLMVRTRQAKVDNIEVPDLAVDDPAGARTLVLGWGSTYGPITAAVRRLRAAGLSIAQAHLRHLNPFPKNLGEVLKGYDKVVVPEMNLGQLATLLRAKYLVDAHSYNQVNGMPFKAEQLATALKEAIDA from the coding sequence GTGACGAGCCAGGTCAGTAGCGCGGCAGAGAAGGCCGATGAGGCCAATGACGCCGTCCTCGGGGGCCAGCGTGCCCCCCTGTCAGGTACGACGGGAACGACCGGCGGCGACGGGAAAGAGGTCCGCCGCCTGGACCGGGTGATCATCCGCTTCGCGGGCGACTCGGGCGACGGGATGCAGCTCACGGGTGACCGGTTCACCTCGGAGACGGCGTCGTTCGGGAACGATCTCTCGACCCTGCCCAATTTCCCTGCCGAGATCCGGGCCCCCGCCGGCACCCTGCCCGGGGTTTCCTCCTTCCAGCTGCACTTTGCCGATCACGACATCCTCACCCCCGGCGACGCCCCCAATGTCCTGGTCGCGATGAACCCCGCCGCCCTCAAGGCGAACATCGACGACGTGCCGCGCGGCGCCGAGATCATTGTCAACACCGATGAGTTCACCAAGCGGCCGATGGCGAAGGTGGGGTATGCGACCAGTCCGCTGGAGGACGGGTCGCTGGAGGCCTACAACGTCCACCCGGTGCCGCTGACGACGCTGACGATCGAGGCGCTGAAGGAGTTCGGGCTCTCCCGCAAGGAGGCCGAGCGGTCGAAGAACATGTTCGCGCTCGGGCTGCTGTCGTGGATGTACCACCGGCCGACCGAGGGGACGGAGACGTTCCTGCGGCAGAAGTTCGCGAAGAAACCGGAGATCGCCGAGGCGAACGTGGCGGCCTTCCGCGCCGGGTGGAATTTCGGCGAGACGACCGAGGACTTCGCCGTCAGTTACGAGGTCGCTCCGGCCGCCCAGGCCTTCCCCACCGGCACCTACCGCAACATCTCGGGGAACCTGGCCCTCTCCTACGGCCTGATCGCCGCCGCGCAGCTCGCGGATCTGCCGCTCTACCTGGGCTCGTATCCGATCACCCCGGCCTCGGACATCCTGCACGAGCTGTCCAAGCACAAGAACTTCGGTGTGCGCACCTTCCAGGCCGAGGACGAGATCGCCGGGATCGGGGCGGCGCTGGGCGCCGCGTTCGGCGGGGCGCTCGGCGTGACCACGACGTCGGGGCCGGGCGTGGCGCTGAAGTCGGAGACCATCGGGCTCGCGGTCTCCCTGGAGCTGCCGCTGCTGATCATCGACATCCAGCGCGGCGGGCCCTCCACCGGACTGCCGACCAAGACCGAGCAGGCGGACCTGCTCCAGGCGATGTACGGGCGGAACGGCGAGGCCCCGGTGCCGATCGTGGCCCCGCAGACCCCGGCCGACTGCTTCGACGCCGCGATCGACGCGGCCCGGATCGCCCTGACGTACCGGACCCCGGTGTTCCTGCTCTCCGACGGCTATCTGGCCAACGGTTCCGAGCCGTGGCGCATCCCGGAGACCGAGAGCCTGCCCGACCTCACCACCCCCTTCGCCACCGGCCCGAACCACACCCTGGCCGACGGCACCGAAGTCTTCTGGCCCTACAAGCGCGACCCGCAGACCCTGGCCCGCCCCTGGGCCGTCCCCGGCACCCCCGGCCTCGAACACCGCATCGGCGGCATCGAGAAGCAGGACGGCACCGGCAACATCTCCTACGACCCCGCCAACCACGACCTGATGGTCCGCACCCGCCAGGCGAAGGTCGACAACATCGAGGTCCCCGACCTGGCCGTCGACGACCCCGCCGGTGCCCGCACGCTGGTGCTGGGCTGGGGCTCGACGTACGGGCCGATCACCGCCGCCGTCCGCCGGCTCCGCGCCGCCGGGCTCTCCATCGCCCAGGCCCACCTCCGCCACCTCAATCCCTTCCCGAAGAACCTGGGCGAGGTGCTGAAGGGGTACGACAAGGTCGTCGTCCCGGAGATGAACCTCGGCCAGCTCGCCACCCTGCTCCGGGCGAAGTATCTGGTCGACGCCCACAGCTACAACCAGGTCAACGGCATGCCGTTCAAGGCCGAGCAGCTCGCCACCGCCCTCAAGGAGGCCATCGATGCCTGA
- a CDS encoding 2-oxoacid:ferredoxin oxidoreductase subunit beta, with product MPDTGELLHNELLQLVPKAEAKQSMKDFKSDQEVRWCPGCGDYAVLAAVQGFMPELGLAKENIAFVSGIGCSSRFPYYMNTYGMHSIHGRAPSIATGLATSRRDLSVWVVTGDGDALSIGGNHLIHALRRNVNLKILLFNNRIYGLTKGQYSPTSELGKITKSTPMGSLDAPFNPVSLALGAEATFVARTVDSDRKHLTNVLRAAAEHPGTALVEIYQNCNIFNDGAFEVLKDKEQAAEAVIRLEHGEPILFGADGSKGVVRNQATGDLEVVAVTDENRAQVLVHDAHAASPTTAFALSRLADADTLHHTPIGVLRSVERPVYDTLMSDQVDTAVERDGKGDLGALLAGADTWTVIG from the coding sequence ATGCCTGACACCGGGGAACTGCTCCACAACGAACTGCTCCAGCTGGTGCCCAAGGCCGAGGCCAAGCAGTCCATGAAGGACTTCAAGTCCGACCAGGAAGTGCGCTGGTGCCCCGGCTGCGGCGACTACGCCGTCCTCGCCGCAGTCCAGGGGTTCATGCCGGAGCTGGGCCTCGCGAAGGAGAACATCGCCTTCGTCTCCGGCATCGGCTGCTCCTCCCGCTTCCCGTACTACATGAACACCTACGGGATGCACTCCATCCACGGCCGCGCCCCCTCCATCGCCACCGGGCTCGCCACCTCCCGCCGTGACCTGTCGGTCTGGGTGGTCACCGGTGACGGCGACGCGCTCTCCATCGGCGGCAACCACCTCATCCACGCCCTGCGCCGCAACGTCAACCTCAAGATCCTGCTCTTCAACAACCGGATCTACGGGCTGACCAAGGGCCAGTACAGCCCCACCTCCGAGCTGGGGAAGATCACCAAGTCGACGCCGATGGGTTCGCTGGACGCACCCTTCAACCCGGTGTCGCTGGCGCTCGGCGCGGAGGCCACGTTCGTGGCGCGCACGGTCGACTCCGACCGCAAGCACCTCACGAACGTGCTCCGCGCGGCGGCCGAGCACCCGGGCACGGCGCTCGTGGAGATCTACCAGAACTGCAACATCTTCAACGACGGCGCGTTCGAGGTCCTCAAGGACAAGGAGCAGGCCGCCGAGGCCGTCATCCGCCTCGAACACGGGGAGCCGATCCTCTTCGGGGCCGACGGCTCCAAGGGCGTCGTCCGCAACCAGGCCACCGGTGACCTGGAGGTCGTCGCCGTCACCGACGAGAACCGCGCACAGGTCCTCGTCCACGACGCCCACGCCGCCTCCCCCACCACGGCCTTCGCCCTCTCCCGGCTGGCCGACGCCGACACCCTGCACCACACCCCCATCGGGGTGCTGCGCAGCGTCGAGCGGCCCGTCTACGACACCCTGATGTCCGACCAGGTGGACACCGCCGTCGAGCGCGACGGCAAGGGCGACCTCGGCGCCCTCCTCGCCGGGGCCGACACCTGGACCGTCATCGGCTGA
- a CDS encoding winged helix-turn-helix transcriptional regulator: MGVSEEVGNVGAAPVGLQGLPKPVQDVNQPMCPSRLVLEHVTSRWGVLVLAALLERSYRFSELRRTIGGVSEKMLAQTLQTLERDGFVHRDAKPVIPPRVDYSLTPLGTEAAEQVWALARWTERQVDAVQAARKAYDEGRAQQG, encoded by the coding sequence ATGGGAGTGAGTGAAGAGGTGGGGAATGTGGGGGCGGCTCCGGTCGGTCTGCAGGGGCTGCCGAAGCCCGTCCAGGACGTCAACCAGCCGATGTGTCCGTCCCGGCTGGTGCTGGAGCATGTGACGAGCCGCTGGGGCGTCCTCGTCCTGGCGGCCCTGCTGGAACGCTCGTACCGCTTCAGCGAGCTGCGCCGCACGATCGGCGGGGTGAGCGAGAAGATGCTGGCTCAGACCCTCCAGACGCTGGAGCGCGACGGCTTCGTCCACCGGGACGCGAAGCCGGTGATCCCGCCGCGGGTGGACTACTCGCTGACCCCGCTGGGCACCGAGGCCGCCGAACAGGTGTGGGCGCTCGCCCGCTGGACCGAGCGCCAGGTGGACGCCGTGCAGGCGGCCCGCAAGGCGTACGACGAGGGCAGGGCGCAGCAGGGCTGA